The Denticeps clupeoides chromosome 16, fDenClu1.1, whole genome shotgun sequence DNA segment TTCCATTCTCTTTAAGGTTGAATAACAATCAGAATGATAACCCATTACAGGATCATGTTATCAATCATACGTTTGTAAGGTTTTCAAAGCAAAATTGTATTAGTTTGATCCAGATACAAGCTAGCCAGCATCAGCTGTGTTCATTTCAAGACTTGATCCACTTTGCTTTCAAAAAGTGCCCTGATGACAGCCCAAATGCATTATAATTAGTGTTGGGCCATTATCGgcattaacgtgagactcttatatatatcgccgttaatctattcacaaagttgggttgggagctgggtctatactacgcaagctattgtgccggagttaaatggttacactagatttataagtatatttcttctttcttgtgtcttttagtttcttatttcctaaagacttattttgtttttgagagccggttcaggtctcttggacacatggcgtgagctgtgagagctgcatggggtttgtgtgcaaaaagttatttctttaattttaatttatgtacatattaggaataatttgcatgtgtgttattttgtgaatattttttttttatgttcttttaatactgtatattgtagagagaggtgcagaaagacgcaatgtgtgacgcgatgttctgacgcgaccttgcttttttttacaggaatgcagtattgtaaattgtgaatgctttatgttaatgttcagttctcttggacacatggcgtgagttgtgagagagagaggtgcagaaagacacgatgtgtgacgtgaccttgctttttgtacagaatacactttgcacagaaaatctcttgggtgtcagctcatcatttgtggttcaagaaacaaaatcaaaaaattacacaacgcagaagaagaactactacactatgatgactttcaccttgatattttagcacggatgtatatctagccgaattgcactgtagggggcgagaacgagtcttcgaactgtgaaatgacgacatcaaacgtgacgtggtaacatggatgcagctatttaactgaataaacagttgctAATACAAGttcatcttattgaacataatttattttcatcaccaattatcatagtagaacagctttctcaagcagtttgtgatgcattttggaaataggagatgagcccctggtctaatgtgtcacctggcttgagaaacccgttctcaaagacttacttttagtcattatttgggtagcacacatattctgaatgccttcggcagaattcaaataaaccattttaatctagattaattccaagattacagtgagattaatctagattaagacaattaatctatgcccacctctaattattatatatatatatatatgtgtgtgtgtgtgtgtgtgtgtgtgatacacggaagcacagcacacggtgcacacagtgaaatttgtcctctgcatttaacccatcaccctgagtgagaagtcggcagccatgacaggcgcccggggagcagtgtgtggggacggtgctttgctcagtggcacctttgcggcaTCCAGGCATccgtaccggcaaccttctgattacagagccgcttcattaaccactaggccaccactgccccactttctGAAGTGTTGTAATAACCATGAGAACCAtcatatttacacaaatatttacacaaataatACTTATTAgcattataaaaagaaaatcccaCACATATTCTCACCGATGAAGTATTTGATTGGCAACCTTTGCGGCATCCAGGCATCCGTACTGGACAGCCAGGTCCCTGAGGCCCAGGTTCGCCTGAAGTCCCAGCATGCACTCCATAGACCGGAGATTACTCTGATACGCCTTCTTACTCAGGCCAGATAGTTTGTTCGCATACTCCTGTTGACGAAACAGATCACACTGCAGGCACCCCGTGCACATCACGCATGCGCATTAGGCCACAAGCGCATACTCTAAAATACCTTGTCCAGGGGGAACTTCATACAATTCGCTGCAAGCTCCAGACATATGACCGCTTTGCTCGTGGCCGTCGTGTTGGCCAGTCCCGTGCATCTAACTTGAGAAAGTCGCATGTATTCTTCAGCTTGGCTGCAACGACAGGGACGCAGGGCATTAACCACCAGACCGAACTGCCAACTAGCCGCGCTAAGTCGATCTTAAAACGAACACATTGAACTCATATACTCCTAAATTTCATTAAACTTCAACATGTTCACCCACCGCAGTATCTTGGCTGACGTTATGCCCATTTTTGAGGCGAGTTTAGAAAACATTTCCGTGTCCATTTTCTCCTTGTCCTTCCAGCGCGCCACCAAACGCAAAATGTTTCGCGGGAAATTTCACGTTTGCAACGCCCACCGTGTGTTTCTCATTATACCATTGGTTCCCGTGAACAGGGGCGTTGCCATTTACTTTTTCGAAAATGCACGCACGTCTTTGCAAATCTGTTGAATTTCCTGATTCTATCCTCATAGGAAGTGTGGAGACGTTGTCTAATAACGTTACTTTGCCAATTTCCTCTCGTTTGCTCTTGTACATTATACACCATTGACGCAACTCATCCCCGTCTCTCTCGCAATTGAGCGTTGTGATTGGCCGTTCATCCCGTTCGTCATTTATCTCCACCTATTGATTGCGGCTTCACGCTCGTCCCTCTTCGgaccagccaatcagcacacgGTCTGGGGGAACGGGCGGATCCGTGCGCTGGGATCAGTCACATGACTGGGACGAGTTTCAGGGGGGTTACCAGTGTTTCCTGAAACAGCCTTTTTTATCATGGTAAGTTGAATATTGTACGTATTCCGCACCTACCCTCTTTATCGGTGCGCAACGACAGTAGGCTCGTTGTCGTCTCGTCAGCAGAACGCCTCGACGCCCGTTTGCCTTCAGTAGTGTCTGATGTTAAGGCCTTGCTGGCGAGCTAGCATCAGTTGCTCGGGAAACAGGGGCATTTTTTTGCCCTCGGCACCGGATGGGAATATAAAGGCTTTAATGTAATTGTTTGCCCGTTCCGGGCCCGCGGAGCGGTTTGCGGTTGACTAATTCGTATGCGTCTCCGGCGTTGCGGGGACACGCCGACACGCTAGCCCATTGCTAGCAGAGGCTAACTAGCCGGACGGCTAGTGGTTTCAAGAGCGCTTGGAGCTGTCATTCCTGCTTTGACGGCAGATGGGCACACTGTCACCGCGGCCTGGCGTGCACATCGGCGTCGGTATTCCCGGGAGAACCGTCGTTGCCTGTTTCCGCAGGATGCATGTCGGGAATGGGGCTGTCGTCGCCCTGGCTTGTTGCATTGGTCTGGAAAGTGTGTTAAAAGTCCTTTAATGTTAAAGCGTCCCCGATCCAGATAGTTCCCTGTTGGTATTTTGCTAAAATACCTATCCTCATAATGAacgtagggttttttttttttttttttttttttttaaaaggtctgCAGGTTATCCATAAGTCACGTGCTGTTCTGGCACCCAGAAGGGGAATCTTTGGTTACtatattaaatatcattttaacaATCATAACGCATAAAACAGGTACATAGCCTTGCTATGTTCTGGGTTGTATTTCCCCAtagcattttaatatatttaactcagaAATTACTCCTATGATAATTATTACCTTAATCATctgcattaatattattttctttttagatGTTCTAAAGATTCATACAGTAACCAATTTCTACCAATTGTTTAGTAATGGCTCTTATTCACTTTTCTTCCATGTTGATTGAAATGTGGAATTCGACTAAATGAAATAAGTGGTGTGAAATTTGTTGTGAATATAGATAAAAAACGGGACCATTTGTATGCTCTGCACTGGTTTAATTCTGCTGTGGAATGGTGCTTTTAAAGATGAGACAAACATTCATGAATTGACTTTGAACACTAAGATTCATCATTATCACAACCTCTGTTCGTCCAGCCTAGAATTCCCGACTCCCTGTTCTTGGTTGGCGATGTAGATCATATATACCGTAGCAGCTCCAGTCTACATGATGGGGGAATTTAAATCCACCAGCTGGCCTGGGCGGGGCCAGGGGACGCCGTTGCCGAGATATGCTGCTTGCCCTGCCGCTGCCCTGCCGCTGCCCGTTTGGCCCTGGCTAAGCAGCAGTAGATGAGCCGATATGTGAAAAATGGAACGAATgcatgcctgtttttttttgtttcttgtagCCAACCACACAGCAGTCACCCCAGGATGagcaggagaagctgctggacGAGGCTGTGCAGGCAGTCAAGGTGCAGTCCTTTCAGATGAAACGCTGCTTGGTGAGTAGCTGTGTACAAGGTCTGTTCAAGTTGACTGCGCTTGTGCTCCGGTTCATgtatttattcgttttttttttctttttcggtCTGTTAATTCCTGTCCAGGACAAGAACAAGCTCATGGATGCATTGAAGCATGCCTCAAATATGCTGGGGGAGCTCCGAACTTCAATGCTGTCTCCGAAAAGTTACTATGAGCTCTGTATCCTTGTCATTACGTGATCAAAACGTGGACTCAGCGAGCGTTATCTGGCACATTATGCAACATGGTGTAACAGGTTTATTAATTCTGGTCATGTTGTGTCATGTTCTGAACTAAACCAGAGAGTAGATGGGCATAGTCTATTCTCTGCTTATTCCAGAGCAGTTTACAGCGCTTTAACACACCCATCcttgaaatccctcatttgttTCACTATGACCCGATCTGTAAACACCATTCGCTTAATAACTCAGAATTTACcaaaaaggaaggtttttacTGTCATGTAATGTTAAGATTTGGAATTAGTATTTGGCCTGGATAAGTCTATGCCTACTTTGCTTTAACTTTTATGTAGACATGGCCATCTctgatgagctgcactacctggaAGTGTATCTGACTGATGAATTTGCTAAAGGCAGAAAGGTGGCTGACCTGTATGAGCTGGTCCAGTATGCTGGCAACATCATCCCCCGACTGTGAGTGTAACCTGTCACCCCGACATCTGTGCAGAACCAAAAGAAATGATGCTGCTTCATCATCTCTTATTATTTTAACTCTGTTTCACTTTCAACAGAGCTTCAATTCACATGGTTTTTGTAGAACTATTTTGTGGCCAGATTGCATTTTTGTGCCTTTAGGTTGACCAGGGACACCGTACATCTGCAATTCTGTTTAAATAGAGGATGTGTGAAAACATGCTTTTCATAAATGTGCAAGACTAATGTTGTAGTCATTGAAGTGCATTGTATCACAAATACCAATATCCCCAACTGAACTATTAAGGGGtagtacagtgcatccggaaagtattcacagcgcaccactttttccacattttatgttacagccttattcctaaatggattaaattaaatttcttcctcagaattctacacacaacaccccttaatgacaatgtgaataaatgtactTGGTTTTGGTTAATAAAAAACCCTtttacataagtattcacagcctttttcATGAAATTCAAAACTGAGATCAGGTGTGTTTTCCccctgagatgtttctgcagcttagttggagtgcacacacatctatataaggtcccacagttgacaatACACGTCAgaacacaaaccaagcatgaagtcaaaggaattaaCTGTAGACCGCCAAGACAGGAtggtcttgaggcacaaatctggggaaggatACAAAACAatctctgctgctttgaaggtcccaatgagcacagaagttcaaaaccaccagaactcttcctagagctgtcCGGCTGCCTAAACTGGGTGATCGgtggagaagggccttagtcagggaggtgaccaagatgGTCACTTTGTCCGGGCTCTGTGTAGAGAGGAGAACCATGGAGAAGggcaaccatctctgcagcaatccaccgatcaggcctgtatggtagagaagccagacagaagccactctctagtaaaaggcacatggagtTTGCCAGACTACGCCTGAAGGACTCGGACCATGAGAatcaaaattctctggtctgatgaggcaaagattgaactctttggtgtgaatggcaggagtcacatttggaggaaaccaggcaccattCATCACGAAAGTAAtatcatccctacagtgaagcatggcaGCATCCTTTTGTGGGCATGTTTATTAGCTGCATGAACTTGCTAAAGGGAAAAaggactgcagcaatgtacagagtcatcctggatgaaaacctccTCTCAGACAGAGAGcaggttcatctttcagcatgacGGCATCCTAAACatacagccaagatatcaagtGTCCCAGCTTGAGCCCAGATTTGagtccgattgaacatctctggtgagatcttaaaatggctgagCACCGATGTTCCCCATCCaatgtgccaagcttgtggcatcatgttcaaaaagacttgaggctgtaattgctgccaaaggtgcatcaacaaagtattgcgcaaaggctgtgaatatacATGTGGTATATATAAGAGTGGAAAGGGGGTCTGAATGCTTTCAGTTACCCACAGtatatcaatttatttatctattcaCACACCGCACTTATATAcactatttaaataaatgcatgaaatgcattttaatgtattttaaactaACAAAGAACAAGACCTTGTTTGTCATGCTGCAGAAATGGAATAAAAAGTGCATTGTGTAATTACATAGTTGTAAAAAAAGCTAAGACACAGCCATACTTATAGTGGCAATGAAGATATTCATATATCAATTCAACAACTTTACTCCCCTCGCAAAACTCCATGTATAATTCGGAATGTTTGCTAAAGCTGTCCTGCTGCTCCAAGAACTTCTTGGAAACTGACTTGTGTACATCTTCCGCTTTTTTTGCCTGTTTATCTGGTTGAAATCGGAAATACTCCCTGTCAGtgctctttacatttttttttttagctaacTTGCCGCTGAATTAATGCTAATTAATGCTTAAAGTgtgtctctcatgtaaacattgggtcctccaggtagccggGAAAAGGGCTGCCCAATGCAATTCCTGTTGCCAATTTAGTCAACCGGCTAATTGATATAACAATGCTAATTGATATTGTTACTAAATTTCTTTATCAATACTCAATCAATACTAAATTTAAGTACTGATTAGTatgtgactatttttttttacaacattagTAGTACAAATGTCCTAGatataatatttttcttttattttcattatataCCATCTGTGATTGTCTGCACATGAAGGCTTTCTTCTCCCAATGCATATTTTTCTAGTTCCAATTGAACACCATTAGATGAAGCCATATGCTATTCCATCATTATTTTGTTTGTCTCCTGCTGCCAGTCTGTCACCATGTCTCCCCTGCAGATGGTGAGGACATTGTAGCATCTGCCCTGTGTCTCATACTAATCTGTCACCTCTGGCTCGTTCTTCCTCCGGACCCTCAGGTACCTGCTGATCACTGTAGGGGTGGTGTATGTGCGCTCCTTCCCTCAGTCGCGGAAAGACATCCTGAAGGACCTGGTGGAGATGTGTCGTGGGGTGCAGCACCCTCTCCGGGGCCTGTTCCTCAGGAACTACTTGCTGCAATGCACCCGCAACATCCTCCCTGACGATGGGGAGCAGGCAGAGTACGAGCACATGTCAATCTTTGGATCTTAAGTGCTACTTAATCTGTGATTTAAACACATAAATTCTGTGCACAGTTTCTAAAGGCAGGTGAAGTATTTATTAATCACCAGGAGGTTTATTAGTTCGTAGTGTCACACTGAACCAAACTCAGTGCActttcatttacaacatttattctatttttattttttttgtaatttagttACAACAATTTCAACAATTTAGTCACAACCCAGGATTTTACTGTAGAaacagtagggtggtagtggcctagtgggtaacacactcgcctctgaaccaggagacccaggttcaaatcccacttactaccattgtgtccctgagcaagacacttaaccctaagttgctccagtgggggactgtccctgtaactactgattgtaagtcgctctggataagggcgtctgataaatgccgtaaatgtaaatgtaagaaacatTCTGAATTGTGAATACTTTTTTGATCAGTCCAAGGTGGCCTAGCAGcaaaggaagtggactcgtaaccgaaaggttgctggttcaaatacaaaactgccaaggtcccactgaggtcgtcccaaggtaccgtccccacagactgctccccgggtgcctttcatggctgcccactgctcactaagggtgatgcagggttaaatgcagtggacacacgtgctgtgctgtgcattacCATGACAAAAGcagtcactttcactatttGACCTCCTGGACCATACAACAGAAACATTTACCTTACGTGTAGTTAATACCATTTTatataccatttttttttaagattcacTAGTATTTCAGACTGTATAATAAAGAATGCAtgataaataacaatataattataatgtaaGCAGTCTGCTCATGTTACCCATCTGTGGATGAGGAACATGTACTCAGTTTAGTCTCCATTTTGCAGCAGGATTGCCTTTCATTATTCCTCAAATTTAATTTGTGTGGCTTTTGTATAAATTTGACCATGTCAGATACATGAAATTGCCAACCAGTGAGCAACCACAGGCATTAACTCACCATCATCAGATATTTCTTTATATGCTAGAGGATTGGATCTCCAGTTTCAGCTCAGTGATGGtgcagtttatttttatattttatgtcagTGAAGTGAATGCCTCGATGCTGCTACCCCGTCTGTCTCTGCAGGGAGGAGATGACTGGAGACATCAACGACTCTGTTGACTTTGTGCTACTGAATTTTGCTGAGATGAACAAACTGTGGGTGCGTATGCAGCACCAAGGCCACAGTCGTGACCGGGAGAAGCGAGAGAAAGAGCGGCAGGAGCTCCGCATCCTGGTGGGGACCAATCTTGTCCGACTGAGCCAGCTGGAGGGGGTCAACGTGGACAAATATAAGCAGGTGTGTACTTGTCTGGCATTCATTTCTACGTCTGTCTACCTGACTTTCCTCTAACTACAGTACCAAGAAGACATTTCAGGTGGGTCCACAGAGGAATCCCACTCTGCAGGTACCTGTCTGCCATTACGCAGTGAATGATGTGGATTATGTGGATATCAAAAGAAAACCACCCTTTGAAAGctgattgtttttctttttttatttatttttaaataatgaagccGCAGCATCCTGTCTTGGGGTGAGAGTCAGAGAGAGCCGGTCTCCATAAGATGAGAACAGCACTTGATCTTAAGAGCTGCTGTCAGGCAGAGAGaaagctttctttcttttgatgtGTACTTCTGGTGTTGTTTGTGTGCCTTGATCTCAGTAAAAAGGGGCGCAGCCTCAGTCGGACctgaaataaagaacattttatttctatctataatactttatttatttatttattttaaaaattaatttatgaaaGTGCGCCTGGAGCACGTCGAGTGCTCCGTCCTCCAGATATGCACAGAACTGTggatgtgttgatgtgtcttGTCATGATGCCATTGCAGCCTTTTATCACTGCgcagcaaaaaaataagacTCCTGATTACTTTTGTCATTTATGAAATGAGATTTCCGAGATGGAGAAGAAATCCATTGAACCACAAGTTTGTTAGTACATGATAATTTATACAACGTACAATTGGAACGCAATGAAATGTAGAAGTATGTTTCCATTAGTCTGTAATCTCCTAATGAAACTCTGTTAGCCTTGTAAATTGTGAGCAGGGCCTTTTGCACATGACATCTGGCCATGTTTCTATGGTACTGATGAACCGATGAACGGAACATTAACTGTTGTGTCAGTGCATTGAAATGAGAGATTGAACCCAGCAACACCTGAAAGGCAAAGACAACAGAATAAAGATAAAAACAGCATTtgcaggatttttaaaaataaattttggtCCATGTGACTGCCGCCTGTACGAATGTAGAGGTGTCCACTCTTCACGCAGGGATGTCtgtgacatcttttttttttttttacatgccaaATGTGTCAGGCAGGATTTCCAAAAGTGATGTGCTTAATATGCCTCACTGACATATGACTGACACCTTGGATTCTAAAATGCGCAAAAAGATGGATGAGGCACAAATCATTAGTTGGTCTCTAAAAATAGATTTCAGAATATAACCACTTGGTGTTACTATTGATTCTCTTGATGGTTTATGCCACTGCAGATTGTTCTACCTGGAGTTCTGGAGCAGGTGGTGAACTGCAGAGATTCACTGGCACAGGAATACCTCATGGAGTGCATAATACAGGTATAACAGAGGCTGTTCTGTCAAAGCAGTCCATATCCAGGTACAGTTCCTTTTGGTCATGAGTAGACagttatttgtattaattagtTGAATGCTCTAATGGAATTTTTACAATTTACGTTTTCTTGTTGCCCATCCTTTCCACATATCTGATCTCACACTATAGGGAATTATAAAAGGTCTATCTTATACACAGTAAGTTTAAAACTAGACAAGTTTTGTGtggaagaaggttttttttttttttaaccccgtAATGAGTCATTGTCCTACCCTCAGGTTTTCCCGGATGAGTTCCACCTGCAGACACTGAACCCGTTCCTGCGCTCGTGCGCCGAACTGCACCAGCACGTCAATGTGAAGAACATCATCATCGCTCTCATTGACCGGTGaagtgcagcagaaatgcaAGGCCTTTGTCTGAAGTTTCTTTGTTGTGCGTGTATGTTTGactctgtgtctctctcaccTTCTCTCCAGATTGGCACTGTTCGCCCACAGGGAAGATGGCCCTGGCATTCCAGCAGAAATCAAACTGTTTGACATTTTCTCTCAGCAAGTAGCTACTGTTATACAGGTATTTGTTGTACTACTGGTGTATTCACATATgtgaattatatatttatttgttgttttaaaacatttttttcttaactgTATGCATGTAAGTGGTGTTTGgcacaaaaaaagctaaatatcaAATGATTTTGTTCTGTaaacctagttttgttttttagttCAGCTGCATAACTTAACAATGGCTTTAATTAAATACTGAATTTTGATgtgtgaaaggtgtgtgtgtgtgtgtgtgtgtgtatgtgtatctaaATGGTGGTTTTATGTGTAAATTGAATATTTTGCTGTACAAGTTGAACGATTAAGTCTTTGCAAGTTCAGTAAAGGTTTGTTTTGTCCTTCAGTCCCGTCAGGACATGCCCTCAGAAGATGTAGTGTCCTTGCAAGTGTCTCTCATCAACCTGGCAATGAAGTGCTACCCAGACCGTGTAGATTATGTAGACAAGGTGTTGGAGAGCACTGTGGAGATCTTTAACAAGCTGAACCTGGAACAGTAAGTGCAGTGGGACCTATCCATATTCTTCTGCCAATAAACAATTGCAACACATTTCCACTCAATGGTAATATGAACCGTTTTAAAATGACCCTTTTAGCCGATGACAGCGAGCACCAGTAAATTGAGTGTTTCCTCTGCTTCTGTAATTTTCCTTTTCAGTGGAAATCTTGAGGCTTCCTTTCAAAACCAAAACGACAAAGATGAACGGTTTTAGATGAAGATAATGATGTTTGTACATTGTCGATATAAcaatgctgtgtgtttttttttttttatttttatccttaTACTTTTTTGATCCACTACCATCACATTTTCCACTTCTTATAGTCTGCTTTAAACCTCTCCTACTCTCCAACTTCAAATGTCATGCAGTTACAGTTGTGCAATGATGGTTGTATTTTTGGCTCATGTTGACGTGCATTGTATTCATCAGCATCGCGACCAGTAGTGCTGTCTCTAAAGAGCTGACGCGGTTGCTGAAGATCCCGGTGGACACCTACAACAACATCTTGACTGTGCTGGAGCTCAAACATTTCCCTCCACTCTTCGAGTACTTTGACTACGAGTCGAGAAAGAGCATGAGCTGCTATGTGCTGAGCAACACCCTGGACTTCAACACCACCATCGTGGCCCAGGAGCAGGTCTCTCCTTCACACCCAACATCCCCCAACCCCCCGTCCCAATCACTGTTACTGATTTAGGTGGAAGTTTGTCATCAGACTGTTCAGATAAACTTACTGTCCCCTATGAAGCCTCCCCATGTTGCTGTCATTAAAATTATGAGTAGGGATAAGTGCTACCCCGCTCCCCCAATACATCATATTTATGCAGGTATATTCTTCAGGATATGCAATtaataaattcaataaaaaaaattataaatttaaaaaaatgtaggaACAGTGAGCAGGAAACTTTTTCCCATATTGATTTAAAGAGCTGTGAAATTATAATCTGTATTTCAGTTAGTTGTgataaattattttctgttattttaatgaatataatTCTGTTGgtattaattaatttgaatgtCAGTGGGGAAactcagaactttttttttctaggatcaaaatgttaatttaactcCAAGTCTGTAATTCTTTGTGTGAGCATGTGTCTACATCTTTTTAAGTCTTTGTGGTCCCCCGGttcccttctttctttctccccccACTCTACTCCCCCCTGGCATGCAGTTTAAGGGTGTTGTCAGAACCTTTTTTAGCTTGTCACTTACTGTATAGTCAGCTGTGAATCACTGTGGTTCATGGTGCTTAATTGTAAGTtcacaatttgtgtgtgtgtgtttcacaggcCCATaggaatattttattaaaatagctTACATTTTTCATCAGTTGCCAATATTTGAGGGTGAATATAAATAACCAATGACTTTCTAGTTGTACTGATTTACTGTTTTAGGTTTTATTGTTTGTAGTGTAACTGGccaacacacacagtcccacCGCACCTACTTCATCAAAAGAACTTTCTTCTCTCTGTTAACAGGTGGACGCCATCCTGAATCTGGTTTCAACACTGATCCAGGACCA contains these protein-coding regions:
- the vps35 gene encoding vacuolar protein sorting-associated protein 35, coding for MPTTQQSPQDEQEKLLDEAVQAVKVQSFQMKRCLDKNKLMDALKHASNMLGELRTSMLSPKSYYELYMAISDELHYLEVYLTDEFAKGRKVADLYELVQYAGNIIPRLYLLITVGVVYVRSFPQSRKDILKDLVEMCRGVQHPLRGLFLRNYLLQCTRNILPDDGEQAEEEMTGDINDSVDFVLLNFAEMNKLWVRMQHQGHSRDREKREKERQELRILVGTNLVRLSQLEGVNVDKYKQIVLPGVLEQVVNCRDSLAQEYLMECIIQVFPDEFHLQTLNPFLRSCAELHQHVNVKNIIIALIDRLALFAHREDGPGIPAEIKLFDIFSQQVATVIQSRQDMPSEDVVSLQVSLINLAMKCYPDRVDYVDKVLESTVEIFNKLNLEHIATSSAVSKELTRLLKIPVDTYNNILTVLELKHFPPLFEYFDYESRKSMSCYVLSNTLDFNTTIVAQEQVDAILNLVSTLIQDQPDQPAEDPDPEDFAEEQSLVGRFIHLLHSQDADQQYLILNTARKHFGAGGNQRIRYTLPPLVFAAYQLAFRYKENSSSDDKWEKKCQKIFSFAHQTISALIKAELAELPLRLFLQGALAAGEIGFENHETVAYEFMSQAFSLYEDEISDSKAQLAAITLIIGTFERMRCFSEENHEPLRTQCALAASKLLKKPDQCRAVSICAHLFWSGRNTDKNGEEIRDGKRVMECLKKALKIANQCMDPSLQVQLFIEILNRYVCFYERENDAVTVQVLNQLIQKIREDLPNLEASEETEQINKHFHNTLEHLRLQRESPEAEGPAYEGLVL